The genomic DNA ATCCTGTGCATCTAGCCCATCTAGTGATGGCAGAACAAGCAGGACAGAATTTAGGACTAGACCATGTCTGTTTAATGCCTTCCTATCAACCACCTCATGTGGATGAAAAGCCAACTATACCGGCAGAACATCGCTTAAACATGCTGGAACTTGCGATCGAAGACAATCCTTTTCTAACGATTGAAACGATTGAAATCGAACGAGGCGGCAAAAGCTATACGTATGACACGATGAAGGCTTTGACTCAAAATAATCCTGATACGGACTACTATTTTATCATCGGCGGTGATATGGTCGAATATTTACCAAAGTGGTACAAAATCGACGAGTTATTGACAATGGTCCACTTTGTCGGTATCCATCGACGTGGGTATCAAGTGGAAACCCCGTATCCTGTGATCTGGGTCGATGTCCCTGAGATTGATCTAAGTTCGACAAAGATTCGTCAAAAAATTCAACAAGGTTGTTCCGTCCGTTATTTGATCCCAGATAAAGTCTTGGATTATATTCAGAAAGAAGGATTGTATCAACATGAATTATAGTACAGATTATACGGCCTATACTCGAGAAATTTTGATGCAAAAAGTCCAAATGAGAATGAGTGAACAACGCTTCAAACATGTCTTGGGTGTAGAACAAACAGCTGTTGCACTTGCTGAAAGGTATGGTTGCTCGCCAGAAAAAGCGAGTATCGCCGCATTGACACATGATTATGCGAAAGAACGACCAGACGATGAGTTTATCTTATTCATCGAACGTGAGCAACTTGACCCAGAATTATTAGCTTATGGAAATGCAATTTGGCACGGATTAGTCGGTGCATCATTTGTTGAACGAGAATTAGGCATCACTGATGAGGAGATCTTACAAGCAATCCGTCTCCATACGACAGGAGCTGCTGAGATGTCCTTACTCGATAAAGTCATCTATGTGGCTGACTATATCGAACCAGGACGTTCTTTTCCAGGTGTCAAAGAAGCCCGTGAGATTGCCATGATCGATTTAGATGAAGCAGTTGCATTCGAAACCAAACATACATTAGCACATTTGATTGCGCAAGAAAGCAAAATTTATCCAAAAACAATTGAAACATATAATCATTGGGTGGCAAAATAGCTGACCCATTAGGAGGAAATCATCATCGATAGTAAAGAACAATTAAAAATCGCTGTCCAAGCAGCAGATTCAAAACGTGCAGAAGATATTTTAGCTTTAGACGTCCGTAAAGTGTCGCTATTAGCTGACTACTTTATGATCTGTTCAGCAAACAGTGAACGTCAGATCAATGCCATCGTGGAAGAAATCATTGAAAAAGAAGAAGAAAGCAAATACGAAGTAAAACGCGTAGAAGGAAAAGAAGGCGGCAAATGGATTCTGATCGATCTAGGTGATTTGATCATCCATGTATTCCATGCCCCAGAACGTGGTTTTTATAATTTAGAGAAGTTATGGTCGGATGCGCCACTTGTCGATTTGACTGAATGGTTGGATTAGCATGGCCTACGAAACATTTGCCTTTATTTACGATGAAGTCATGGATGACGGGCTTTATGAACAATGGCTCGCATTTTCTAAACGCCATTTGCCTGAAACAACTAAAAACATCCTTGAACTAGCTTGTGGTACAGGAGCATTAGCTGTGGCTTTTGCCAAAGACGGCTACAATGTAACTGGTTTGGATCTATCAGAAGAAATGCTGATGATCGCCAGTCAACGTGCCTATGAAGAAGAAGCAACGGTACAATTTGTTGAAGGGAATATGTTAGATCTATCAGAGAGTGGGCAATACCAAGCCATCACTTGTTTCTCAGATTCTTTGTGCTATATGCAAAACGATCAAGAAGTACAACAAGTATTCGATGAAGTCTATCAGGCATTGGAAGAAAACGGCCGTTTCTTGTTTGATGTCCATTCCGTTTATCAAATCGATCAAGTATTTCCGGAGTATAGTTATCATTACCAAGGAGACGATTTTGCCTTTCTTTGGGACAGTTATACGGGGAAAGAAAAACATAGCATTGAACATTATTTGACATTCTTTGTCGAATCACAAGAAAAAGACGGTACGTTCACACGTGAGGATGAATTACATCAAGAACGTACGTATCCACTAGAAAACTACTTGCGGATGTTAGAGAATAGCGGATTTGCTAAAGTAGAAGTATTCGCTGATTTTACAGACGAAACACCTAACGAAGAATCCAGACGTTGGTTTTTTGTCGCCCAGAAAGAAGAAGGCGAAATTGACG from Enterococcus mundtii includes the following:
- a CDS encoding nicotinate-nucleotide adenylyltransferase gives rise to the protein MKSQAKSFVRPQVFPKEMPHLYEKRKQVGILGGTFNPVHLAHLVMAEQAGQNLGLDHVCLMPSYQPPHVDEKPTIPAEHRLNMLELAIEDNPFLTIETIEIERGGKSYTYDTMKALTQNNPDTDYYFIIGGDMVEYLPKWYKIDELLTMVHFVGIHRRGYQVETPYPVIWVDVPEIDLSSTKIRQKIQQGCSVRYLIPDKVLDYIQKEGLYQHEL
- the yqeK gene encoding bis(5'-nucleosyl)-tetraphosphatase (symmetrical) YqeK, which gives rise to MNYSTDYTAYTREILMQKVQMRMSEQRFKHVLGVEQTAVALAERYGCSPEKASIAALTHDYAKERPDDEFILFIEREQLDPELLAYGNAIWHGLVGASFVERELGITDEEILQAIRLHTTGAAEMSLLDKVIYVADYIEPGRSFPGVKEAREIAMIDLDEAVAFETKHTLAHLIAQESKIYPKTIETYNHWVAK
- the rsfS gene encoding ribosome silencing factor, producing the protein MDSKEQLKIAVQAADSKRAEDILALDVRKVSLLADYFMICSANSERQINAIVEEIIEKEEESKYEVKRVEGKEGGKWILIDLGDLIIHVFHAPERGFYNLEKLWSDAPLVDLTEWLD
- a CDS encoding class I SAM-dependent DNA methyltransferase, which produces MAYETFAFIYDEVMDDGLYEQWLAFSKRHLPETTKNILELACGTGALAVAFAKDGYNVTGLDLSEEMLMIASQRAYEEEATVQFVEGNMLDLSESGQYQAITCFSDSLCYMQNDQEVQQVFDEVYQALEENGRFLFDVHSVYQIDQVFPEYSYHYQGDDFAFLWDSYTGKEKHSIEHYLTFFVESQEKDGTFTREDELHQERTYPLENYLRMLENSGFAKVEVFADFTDETPNEESRRWFFVAQKEEGEIDEL